The Litchfieldia alkalitelluris genome has a window encoding:
- a CDS encoding Gfo/Idh/MocA family protein codes for MKKLKVGVVGCGSIAQHRHLPEYAFNPNVEIVAVCDSNEERVKMVAEKYSVKAYTKYQELLSSGEVDAVSVCTPNYLHAPISIAALEAGVHVLCEKPMATSNEEADAMIAAAEKSGKKLMIAHNQRFVKSHQKARQLIESGEIGKIYSFRTAFGHGGPEGWSVDGKESWFFNKEKAFIGAMGDLGVHKTDLLRYVLGEEIVEVGAFVETSAKDFADVDDNAVCVLKTESGIIGTLAASWAYVSKEDNSTIIYGEKAILRLEDNPTYSLIVQYATGEVVNYELGQIQSNAEGGQNNSHVIEKFVDCVLNDKEPLINGEEGKKSLAVILAALKSKETKQITSV; via the coding sequence ATGAAAAAATTAAAAGTTGGTGTTGTTGGATGTGGAAGTATAGCACAACATAGACATCTACCAGAGTATGCATTTAATCCAAATGTTGAAATTGTTGCAGTTTGTGATAGTAACGAAGAACGTGTAAAAATGGTTGCAGAAAAATACTCTGTAAAAGCGTATACAAAATATCAAGAACTTCTTTCAAGCGGAGAAGTTGATGCAGTGAGTGTGTGTACACCTAACTATTTACATGCCCCGATTTCAATCGCAGCATTAGAAGCAGGTGTCCATGTTTTATGTGAAAAGCCAATGGCTACTTCTAATGAAGAAGCAGATGCTATGATTGCTGCTGCTGAAAAAAGCGGAAAGAAATTAATGATTGCTCACAACCAACGATTTGTGAAATCTCATCAAAAAGCAAGACAGCTGATCGAAAGTGGGGAAATAGGAAAAATTTATAGCTTCCGCACTGCATTTGGCCATGGTGGTCCTGAAGGCTGGAGTGTTGATGGCAAGGAAAGCTGGTTCTTTAACAAGGAGAAAGCTTTTATAGGAGCAATGGGAGATTTAGGGGTTCACAAGACAGATTTATTAAGATATGTTCTTGGTGAAGAGATAGTTGAGGTTGGAGCATTTGTGGAGACAAGTGCAAAAGACTTTGCAGATGTTGATGACAATGCAGTGTGCGTTCTAAAAACCGAAAGCGGAATCATTGGAACACTTGCTGCGAGTTGGGCTTACGTAAGTAAAGAGGACAATTCAACGATTATTTATGGTGAAAAAGCAATTCTTCGATTAGAAGACAATCCAACGTATTCACTTATTGTACAGTATGCAACAGGTGAAGTAGTGAATTATGAGCTTGGTCAAATTCAATCTAATGCTGAAGGTGGTCAAAATAATTCTCATGTAATTGAAAAGTTCGTTGATTGTGTGTTAAATGATAAAGAACCATTAATTAATGGAGAAGAAGGAAAGAAGTCATTAGCAGTAATTTTAGCTGCTTTAAAATCAAAGGAAACAAAACAAATTACGAGTGTATAA
- a CDS encoding sugar phosphate isomerase/epimerase family protein: protein MKLGVFTVLFADKAFEEMLDTVHAAGLHAVEIGTGCYPGNNHCDLDGLLENEGLREEYLKKIKERDLIISAFSCHGNPISPEEGFAKQSHETLLKTIKLASLMDVPVVNCFSGTAGDHEGAKYPNWPVTPWPNEYGDVLKWQWEQKLIPYWKEVGQYAKNLNVKIGLELHGGFLVHTPYTLLKLREETCDSIGANLDPSHLWWQGIDPVAAIKILAKENAIHHFHAKDTYIDQENVNMYGLTDMQPYGEVRTRAWSFRSVGCGHDLKEWSDMMSALRTYGYDYVVSIEHEDPIMSINEGFNRAVTNLKTVLIEESPSQMWWV from the coding sequence ATGAAACTTGGTGTATTTACAGTACTATTTGCTGATAAAGCATTTGAAGAAATGTTAGATACAGTGCATGCTGCTGGCCTTCATGCAGTTGAAATCGGAACAGGCTGTTATCCTGGAAACAACCATTGTGATTTAGATGGTCTTTTAGAAAACGAAGGCTTACGTGAAGAATATCTAAAAAAGATAAAAGAACGTGATTTAATCATCAGTGCATTTAGCTGTCATGGAAATCCGATTTCCCCAGAGGAAGGGTTTGCAAAACAGTCCCATGAAACTCTTTTAAAAACGATAAAGTTAGCTTCCTTAATGGACGTACCTGTTGTAAATTGTTTTTCTGGCACAGCTGGAGATCATGAAGGTGCAAAATACCCAAACTGGCCTGTTACACCTTGGCCAAATGAATATGGAGATGTGCTTAAATGGCAATGGGAACAAAAGCTGATACCATATTGGAAGGAAGTAGGCCAATATGCTAAAAATCTTAACGTTAAAATCGGTTTAGAGCTACATGGCGGATTTTTAGTTCATACACCGTATACATTGTTGAAATTACGTGAAGAAACATGTGATAGCATTGGTGCTAACTTGGATCCAAGTCATTTATGGTGGCAAGGAATTGACCCAGTTGCAGCCATTAAAATTTTAGCAAAAGAAAATGCAATCCATCACTTCCATGCAAAAGATACATATATCGATCAAGAAAATGTAAATATGTATGGATTAACAGATATGCAGCCATATGGAGAGGTTCGTACAAGAGCTTGGTCGTTCCGTTCAGTAGGATGTGGGCATGATTTAAAGGAATGGTCTGATATGATGAGTGCATTACGTACATATGGTTATGATTATGTAGTAAGTATTGAGCATGAAGATCCAATCATGTCTATTAATGAAGGCTTTAATAGAGCAGTCACAAATTTAAAAACTGTACTAATTGAAGAGTCACCGTCTCAAATGTGGTGGGTGTAA
- a CDS encoding alpha/beta fold hydrolase, which translates to MHKALINNESIAYEDHGSGTPLLLIHPPGMGQKVFYEQSSLANHFRLIIPDLAGQGDSSYNGNSEISIRRFSMDLIALLDYLNIKSAVIFGFQQEEQLLNT; encoded by the coding sequence ATGCATAAAGCTCTTATTAACAATGAAAGCATAGCCTATGAGGATCATGGTTCGGGTACTCCCTTACTTTTAATACATCCACCAGGTATGGGCCAAAAGGTGTTTTATGAACAGTCATCTTTAGCCAATCACTTCCGATTAATTATTCCTGACCTTGCAGGTCAAGGTGACAGTTCCTATAATGGCAATTCAGAGATTTCAATAAGGCGTTTTAGTATGGATCTCATTGCATTATTGGATTATCTTAATATAAAATCCGCTGTTATATTTGGCTTTCAGCAGGAGGAACAGTTGCTCAATACTTAG
- a CDS encoding NAD-dependent malic enzyme: MSQVKNSSMNIIIRMQINKTLITFSDIAKEIGEMGGDIVGIDVISSSKTHTIRDITINVNDQKHSHSITDKITNLEGVNVVSVSDRTFLLHLGGKIEIQSKNPIKNRDDLSRVYTPGVAQVCTAIAEEPNKAYSLTIKRNTVAVVSDGTAVLGLGDIGPLAAMPVMEGKAMLFKQMGEVDAFPICLDTKDTEEIIQIVKSIAPAFGGINLEDISSPRCFEIEKRLKEELDIPVFHDDQHGTAVVILAGLINALKLTEKKLSEIKVVLTGIGAAGTACAKILMGAGVKNLIGVDRNGALNRDEKYSNENWTEFAKMTNPDNLTGSLSDVIEGADVFIGVSAPGILTVDHLKKMAKDPIVFAMANPNPEIDPELAEPYVRVMATGRSDYPNQINNVLCFPGIFRGALDCRARVINEEMKIAAAEAIASVVSEDELNESYIIPSVFNQKVVERVREAVIKAAYQTEVARKDPLRIESQLSK, from the coding sequence ATGTCACAAGTTAAAAATTCAAGCATGAATATTATTATTCGTATGCAAATTAATAAAACACTGATTACATTTAGTGATATAGCCAAAGAAATTGGAGAGATGGGTGGAGACATTGTCGGTATTGATGTCATCTCATCTAGTAAAACTCATACAATACGTGATATTACAATTAATGTAAATGACCAAAAACATTCTCATTCGATAACAGATAAAATAACAAATTTAGAAGGTGTAAATGTTGTTTCTGTTTCAGACCGTACATTTCTTTTACATTTAGGTGGAAAAATTGAGATACAATCAAAGAATCCAATTAAAAACCGTGATGATTTATCAAGAGTATACACACCAGGAGTCGCACAGGTATGTACAGCGATTGCTGAAGAACCAAATAAAGCTTATTCACTAACTATAAAGAGAAATACAGTCGCAGTTGTTTCAGATGGAACCGCAGTATTAGGTCTTGGCGATATTGGTCCACTAGCAGCAATGCCGGTAATGGAAGGTAAAGCGATGTTGTTCAAGCAAATGGGGGAAGTTGATGCCTTTCCGATTTGTTTAGATACAAAAGACACGGAAGAAATCATTCAAATAGTGAAATCAATTGCACCTGCGTTTGGTGGAATTAATTTGGAGGATATCTCATCACCAAGATGTTTTGAAATTGAGAAACGTTTAAAGGAAGAACTTGATATTCCTGTTTTTCATGATGACCAGCACGGAACTGCCGTTGTTATTTTAGCAGGACTAATTAACGCATTAAAGTTAACTGAAAAAAAGCTGAGTGAAATAAAGGTCGTGTTAACTGGAATCGGTGCTGCAGGTACAGCTTGTGCAAAAATTCTAATGGGCGCTGGAGTGAAAAATCTTATAGGTGTCGACAGAAATGGAGCACTTAATCGTGATGAGAAATACAGCAACGAAAATTGGACTGAATTTGCAAAGATGACGAACCCAGACAACTTAACTGGTAGTTTATCAGATGTCATTGAAGGGGCAGATGTTTTTATTGGAGTATCTGCTCCTGGGATTTTAACAGTTGATCACTTAAAGAAAATGGCAAAAGACCCTATCGTGTTTGCGATGGCGAATCCAAATCCTGAGATTGATCCTGAACTTGCCGAACCATACGTAAGAGTTATGGCTACAGGTCGTTCGGATTATCCAAACCAAATTAACAATGTATTATGCTTCCCTGGAATATTTAGAGGTGCACTAGATTGTCGAGCGAGGGTCATTAATGAAGAAATGAAGATTGCAGCGGCAGAAGCTATTGCAAGTGTTGTGTCTGAAGATGAGTTAAATGAAAGCTATATTATTCCAAGTGTATTTAACCAAAAGGTTGTTGAAAGAGTGAGAGAGGCTGTAATAAAGGCTGCGTATCAAACAGAAGTAGCTAGAAAAGATCCTTTAAGAATAGAGAGTCAATTGTCTAAATAA
- a CDS encoding LysM peptidoglycan-binding domain-containing protein: MNTITTKRKYRIARARKEKIRARNQKLAATTIAGAITALLLLNGKAGANNYTEYTVKPNDSLYSLSKTYQVKIEHIKEVNNLDSDKIIIGEKLLLPIINDREIYKVKKGDTQYALAKKHEITVSEFKKLNQMNSDLLMIGQEVIIQKENLHEEELYTVYPGDTLWGIADRFDVSVEQLKKENNLMKEMVLIGQTLRISGEYRISEVKVVGAADHFTVEFDQQGKLFTLKVPYGQSSTFQNKSGELMTVVHKNGALITSF; encoded by the coding sequence TTGAATACGATTACAACAAAGAGAAAATACCGAATAGCAAGAGCTAGAAAAGAAAAAATCAGGGCTAGAAATCAAAAACTTGCGGCTACTACAATAGCGGGAGCGATAACCGCACTTTTATTGTTAAACGGTAAAGCAGGAGCAAATAATTATACTGAATATACAGTGAAACCAAATGATTCGTTGTATAGTTTATCAAAGACGTATCAAGTAAAAATTGAACATATAAAAGAAGTGAATAATCTAGACTCCGATAAAATTATAATAGGGGAGAAACTCTTATTACCTATTATAAATGACAGAGAGATTTACAAGGTGAAAAAGGGAGACACACAATATGCCCTAGCAAAAAAACATGAAATAACAGTGAGTGAATTTAAAAAGTTAAATCAAATGAACTCTGACCTTCTTATGATTGGGCAAGAAGTAATCATTCAAAAGGAAAACTTACATGAAGAAGAACTGTATACTGTTTATCCAGGAGATACTTTATGGGGGATTGCAGACCGGTTTGATGTCTCTGTTGAACAGTTAAAAAAAGAGAACAATTTAATGAAGGAAATGGTTCTCATTGGACAAACCCTTCGAATTTCAGGTGAATATCGCATTTCTGAAGTGAAAGTTGTAGGTGCTGCTGATCACTTTACAGTGGAATTCGACCAACAAGGTAAGCTTTTTACATTAAAAGTACCGTATGGGCAATCCTCAACTTTTCAAAATAAATCAGGTGAATTAATGACAGTTGTACATAAAAATGGAGCATTAATCACATCATTTTAA
- a CDS encoding YndJ family protein, which translates to MTFRKLALLNFILFLLLFFLNVRPWYFLMLTIAQLVYIPLTLHLILKEEKKVWIKTYFPLISIPAFLSVFVLQISGQTAWDGILVTVYFLFTIMVALYGMNRFVQRGFISLEEFMIDIGLLYLAIGGAWSFAFEMNINTGFSPIITWLTSIHFHYSAFLLPIFVGWLGRIIKPTLYIWGGWSVILSPFIVAAGISFSPILEVISVLIYIFAIYGLIFLAFKAPIKSRIQKLFIRFSFSTLGITIVFSLLYAFSNFSNQFIITIDFMLRFHGIVNAILFALIGIIGWSLHTPPILKAPLTFPVSMIRGRSIIGEGVLAGKLGSKKYKGLVDQLKSYEPDIDVKKLSPSIVDFYENTKDYRLFTQVKWLPWFMPFAGGYRLISKITKQINLPLTSREVEMTGDILSIDDKIDGRNETRAWIRKIGEEVSFVALYSSHKEDGYTYMNIALPLPWSSMIGILKLEQVGKDLCLTSKVPNTGIFLAVKNNILRLPLSEEFYVHEEEEGVLKATHKMWIFSVPFLTIDYNICKKDKCHGEITNFG; encoded by the coding sequence ATGACGTTTCGTAAACTAGCACTCCTCAATTTCATTTTGTTTCTGCTTCTGTTTTTCCTAAACGTACGTCCTTGGTATTTTTTGATGCTTACAATAGCACAACTTGTTTATATTCCACTCACGCTTCATTTAATTTTAAAAGAAGAAAAAAAGGTCTGGATTAAAACGTATTTTCCTTTAATATCGATTCCAGCATTTTTGTCTGTCTTCGTTTTACAAATTTCTGGTCAAACTGCATGGGATGGAATTCTGGTAACTGTATATTTCTTATTTACGATCATGGTTGCATTGTATGGAATGAATAGGTTTGTTCAAAGGGGATTTATTTCTCTCGAGGAATTTATGATCGATATCGGTCTACTATATTTAGCTATTGGCGGAGCATGGTCTTTTGCCTTTGAAATGAATATCAATACAGGATTTTCGCCTATCATAACTTGGTTAACGAGTATACACTTTCATTATTCAGCATTTTTACTTCCAATTTTTGTAGGGTGGCTAGGTCGTATCATAAAACCAACTCTTTATATCTGGGGAGGCTGGTCGGTAATCCTTTCACCATTTATAGTCGCAGCAGGGATTTCCTTTTCGCCAATACTGGAGGTAATATCTGTCCTAATCTATATATTTGCGATCTACGGTTTAATATTTTTAGCCTTTAAGGCACCAATTAAAAGTAGGATACAAAAGTTATTCATTCGATTCTCATTTTCAACTTTAGGCATAACCATTGTTTTTTCTCTTTTGTACGCTTTTAGTAATTTTTCAAATCAGTTTATAATCACAATCGATTTTATGCTGAGGTTCCACGGTATCGTTAATGCGATTCTTTTTGCCTTAATTGGTATAATAGGTTGGTCTCTTCATACGCCTCCTATCTTAAAAGCTCCTCTTACATTTCCAGTAAGCATGATACGAGGTAGAAGTATCATTGGTGAGGGAGTATTAGCCGGTAAATTGGGTAGTAAGAAGTACAAGGGTTTGGTAGATCAGCTGAAGTCTTATGAACCTGATATAGATGTAAAGAAATTATCACCATCTATTGTAGATTTTTATGAGAACACAAAGGATTACCGATTATTTACACAGGTAAAATGGCTTCCCTGGTTTATGCCATTTGCCGGAGGTTATCGATTAATCAGTAAAATTACTAAACAAATCAACCTACCACTAACTAGTAGAGAAGTTGAAATGACTGGAGACATTTTATCCATTGATGACAAGATTGATGGAAGAAATGAGACAAGGGCTTGGATCCGTAAAATTGGAGAAGAGGTTAGTTTTGTCGCGTTGTATTCATCACATAAAGAAGATGGTTATACATATATGAATATTGCTTTACCTCTCCCATGGTCATCAATGATTGGAATTTTAAAGCTTGAACAAGTTGGTAAAGATTTATGTCTAACAAGTAAAGTACCCAACACAGGCATCTTTTTGGCTGTAAAAAATAACATCCTGCGTCTACCATTGAGTGAGGAATTTTATGTACATGAAGAGGAAGAAGGAGTTCTTAAAGCAACACACAAGATGTGGATTTTTTCAGTTCCTTTTTTAACCATTGATTATAACATTTGTAAAAAAGATAAATGTCACGGCGAAATCACTAATTTTGGCTAA
- a CDS encoding FAD-dependent oxidoreductase: MRKNLGWILNRISQTIGLVSHPEDFHSLEPNHNWMRPDQKTEVKGLYLAGDYTRQPHFATMEGAVVSGQKAARLILKERG, encoded by the coding sequence ATGCGAAAAAACTTGGGATGGATATTGAACCGTATATCACAGACTATAGGGTTAGTTAGTCACCCGGAAGACTTTCATAGCCTTGAGCCTAATCATAACTGGATGAGACCAGATCAGAAAACAGAGGTAAAAGGTTTATATTTAGCAGGAGATTATACACGTCAACCTCATTTTGCTACCATGGAAGGTGCTGTTGTTTCAGGGCAGAAAGCAGCAAGATTAATACTAAAGGAACGTGGATAA
- a CDS encoding AraC family transcriptional regulator, with protein sequence MDIEENIQHTYDDPVNEEVIYQNPLLFLKIWEISSEVDYFDTLEKWPWHFHKEVEFLAVIEGHLGVQSKQDYTILGPGDVMILGASQPHRTHKPFQDNLRYVVFQVDLVRHFDESTMPYLYSFSELTRPLDELNYIFKENQNSRKEANSLIVDIYTESQTQQKGYEMAISYSIRKLMLLLLRNDTRNLLNYTDETDLSRLKPVLNYIDSHLTDKIYVEEVSALVNLSYHYFIRYFKKVMGLSFLDYVNYKRIKKSELLLLTSKLSIMEVGYEVGISNMAQFYKLFKRHNQCSPKEFKERMQNEVV encoded by the coding sequence ATGGATATAGAAGAGAACATTCAACATACATATGATGATCCTGTAAATGAAGAAGTAATCTACCAAAACCCTTTACTTTTTCTTAAAATCTGGGAAATTAGCTCGGAGGTAGATTACTTTGATACACTAGAAAAATGGCCTTGGCATTTTCATAAAGAAGTTGAATTTCTTGCCGTCATTGAAGGTCATCTAGGGGTTCAAAGTAAGCAGGATTATACGATACTCGGGCCAGGTGATGTCATGATTTTAGGAGCCTCGCAGCCACACCGAACACATAAACCATTTCAAGATAATCTCCGTTATGTTGTATTCCAGGTTGATCTGGTCAGACATTTTGATGAAAGTACAATGCCTTATTTGTATTCTTTCTCTGAATTAACCAGGCCACTTGATGAATTGAACTATATTTTCAAAGAAAATCAAAATTCACGAAAAGAAGCTAATTCTCTCATTGTTGATATTTATACAGAATCACAAACACAGCAAAAAGGATATGAAATGGCGATTAGTTATTCAATCAGAAAACTAATGCTATTATTATTACGAAATGATACGAGAAATCTTTTGAATTATACAGATGAGACAGACTTATCTCGCTTAAAACCGGTATTAAACTATATTGATTCACATTTGACTGATAAAATTTATGTAGAAGAGGTTAGTGCATTAGTTAACTTAAGCTATCATTATTTTATTCGATATTTTAAAAAGGTCATGGGATTATCATTCCTTGACTATGTTAATTACAAACGAATTAAAAAATCTGAGTTATTATTACTAACGAGTAAACTAAGTATCATGGAAGTAGGTTATGAGGTAGGAATATCTAATATGGCCCAATTTTATAAGCTTTTCAAACGACATAATCAATGTTCTCCGAAAGAATTTAAAGAGCGGATGCAAAATGAAGTGGTTTAA
- a CDS encoding DUF4166 domain-containing protein, translating into MSIYKKILGDKFNELHPKLQERYEISYDNPFHGKGKMRKIDEGHIWLFPLFYLGVKFKLLFPEHGTNIPFSIKNTYRVGKHGEEQIHWERIFHFRNKKRYFNALMSLDHSRKIIKDYLGEPHLVYSDLSFNVSPQGGLTITSLHQRLVLGRVEIPLPKVFQGIATVKEEYNDENQMYEIIVSVRNPLIGKVFSYEGEFRRNDVS; encoded by the coding sequence ATGTCTATTTATAAGAAGATACTGGGTGATAAATTTAACGAACTACATCCAAAATTGCAAGAGAGATATGAAATATCATACGATAACCCATTTCATGGCAAGGGAAAAATGAGGAAAATTGACGAAGGTCATATATGGTTATTTCCTCTTTTTTATTTGGGAGTTAAATTCAAGCTGCTTTTTCCAGAGCATGGGACAAACATTCCATTTTCGATAAAAAATACGTATAGGGTAGGTAAGCATGGTGAGGAACAAATTCACTGGGAACGAATTTTTCACTTTCGAAATAAAAAGCGGTATTTTAATGCACTGATGAGTCTTGACCATAGCAGGAAAATAATAAAAGATTACCTAGGTGAGCCTCATCTTGTGTATTCGGATCTTTCATTTAATGTTTCTCCGCAAGGTGGTTTAACGATTACCTCACTACATCAACGCTTAGTTCTCGGAAGAGTAGAAATTCCTTTGCCAAAAGTATTCCAGGGCATTGCTACTGTTAAGGAGGAATACAATGATGAGAATCAGATGTATGAGATAATAGTTTCTGTGCGAAATCCGTTGATTGGTAAGGTTTTTTCATATGAAGGAGAGTTTAGAAGAAATGACGTTTCGTAA
- a CDS encoding YjcZ family sporulation protein — translation MNNSFALIVVLFILLIIVGTSFVGY, via the coding sequence ATGAATAACAGTTTTGCGTTAATTGTTGTACTGTTCATCCTTTTAATTATTGTTGGTACTTCGTTTGTAGGCTACTAA
- a CDS encoding CBO0543 family protein, whose product MTDKSPSFEDIRNMHHQVYEMKLDYWLTENLFTFQWWLLLFVLIIPWFIWWRLVDKKRLTPILLFGTLLMILVLMLDDIGVEIHLWSYPYQLVNILPRLLPIDQGIIIVAHMLLYQYFPRWKKFIIANIVMALIFTFIFEPFTVWLGIYKLENWRYVYSFPIYILKAAFIKWLVDTLIKKERK is encoded by the coding sequence ATGACGGATAAAAGTCCATCCTTCGAAGATATACGAAATATGCATCATCAGGTTTATGAAATGAAGTTAGACTATTGGTTAACAGAAAATTTGTTTACCTTTCAATGGTGGTTACTATTGTTTGTTCTTATCATTCCTTGGTTTATCTGGTGGAGATTGGTGGATAAGAAAAGGCTTACTCCGATATTGTTATTTGGAACACTACTCATGATCCTGGTCTTGATGCTGGATGATATAGGGGTAGAAATACATCTTTGGTCATATCCTTATCAACTTGTAAATATATTGCCAAGATTATTACCGATTGATCAAGGAATAATAATTGTTGCACATATGCTGTTATATCAGTATTTTCCAAGGTGGAAAAAATTCATCATTGCAAATATAGTTATGGCTCTCATTTTCACATTTATTTTTGAACCTTTTACTGTCTGGCTTGGGATATATAAATTAGAAAATTGGCGCTATGTCTATTCATTTCCCATATATATTTTAAAAGCAGCCTTCATTAAGTGGTTAGTTGACACATTAATAAAAAAAGAAAGAAAATAA
- a CDS encoding ATP-binding protein, with amino-acid sequence MIDEGLGIPQKELEKIGEPFYSTKENGTGLGIMVSNNIIKNNHKGSLEIHSEVNKGATFIIKLPFTPSLDDI; translated from the coding sequence GTGATTGATGAAGGATTAGGGATTCCCCAAAAGGAGCTTGAGAAAATTGGTGAGCCCTTCTATTCTACGAAGGAAAACGGAACGGGACTCGGCATAATGGTGTCAAATAATATTATTAAAAATAATCATAAAGGTTCATTAGAAATTCATAGCGAGGTCAATAAAGGTGCCACATTTATTATTAAATTGCCTTTTACACCAAGCCTGGATGATATATAA
- a CDS encoding DUF6407 family protein: MTKNLFDFLKETIGEIEDFNENNLESLREIVRKTIKFYQMKSFEETEETDKGKISFLHIHSMAEENLLTKIVEIALNSEKDIEFAYQGNIIRKY; the protein is encoded by the coding sequence ATGACTAAGAATTTATTTGATTTCCTAAAAGAAACAATAGGTGAGATCGAAGATTTTAATGAGAATAACCTAGAAAGTCTAAGAGAAATAGTACGAAAAACGATTAAATTTTATCAAATGAAATCCTTTGAAGAAACCGAAGAAACAGACAAAGGTAAAATTAGTTTTTTACATATTCACTCAATGGCCGAAGAAAACCTCTTAACTAAAATTGTGGAAATTGCTCTTAATTCGGAAAAGGATATTGAGTTTGCATATCAAGGTAATATTATAAGAAAATATTAA
- a CDS encoding ThuA domain-containing protein, protein MVKVTVWNENRHEQKNPVVSEIYPSGIHGAIAGFLSEVGIDTKTATLDEPEHGLTNEVLANTDVLIWWGHLAHDEVKDEVVQKVQQRVLDGMGLIVLHSGHFSKIFKVLMGTSCDLKWREADEKERLWVVAPSHPIVEGVGEFIELEKEEMYGEHFDIPAPDELIFTSWFEGGEVFRSGCTYARGNGKVFYFRPGHETYPTYHNKEIQQVIINAVKWASPVDRKRPLYGNAQPLEKLAVK, encoded by the coding sequence GTGGTAAAAGTAACAGTTTGGAATGAAAATCGACATGAACAAAAAAATCCTGTTGTTAGTGAAATTTATCCAAGCGGGATTCATGGAGCAATCGCAGGATTTTTAAGTGAAGTAGGGATAGACACAAAAACAGCTACTTTAGATGAGCCTGAACATGGATTAACAAATGAAGTTCTTGCAAATACAGATGTCTTGATATGGTGGGGCCATTTAGCACATGATGAAGTGAAAGATGAAGTAGTGCAAAAGGTACAACAACGAGTGTTAGATGGAATGGGGTTAATTGTTCTACATTCAGGTCATTTTTCGAAGATTTTTAAAGTGTTAATGGGAACTAGTTGTGATTTAAAGTGGCGTGAAGCGGATGAAAAAGAACGTCTGTGGGTTGTTGCACCAAGTCATCCAATTGTTGAAGGTGTCGGGGAATTTATCGAATTAGAAAAAGAAGAAATGTACGGTGAACATTTTGATATTCCAGCACCTGATGAGCTTATTTTTACAAGTTGGTTCGAAGGTGGAGAAGTATTCCGTAGTGGTTGTACGTATGCAAGAGGAAATGGGAAGGTGTTTTACTTCCGCCCAGGACATGAAACGTATCCAACCTACCATAATAAAGAAATTCAACAAGTTATTATTAATGCAGTAAAGTGGGCTTCACCTGTTGATCGCAAGAGACCTTTATATGGAAACGCTCAACCACTTGAGAAATTAGCAGTTAAATAA